Within the Eucalyptus grandis isolate ANBG69807.140 chromosome 1, ASM1654582v1, whole genome shotgun sequence genome, the region gcgccctaagtttCCTTAAATCGGACAAATGAACTTTTATTGGGGACTTCACCAATTGACTTTTGAAATTAAGATGGATTTCTCGGGCTTTTCCTCAACTGGATTTTAGGTTGGCCAGTATGCATTAGAGAATGAAGTATGGAGCATACTCAAGGTAAATTGTTAGGAcattaaacttttcttttgtagtacaaaaatgatgtcatttatgATGTAATAAGTGGATGGGGGTACTTCACAGTATCATGGAGATCTCTATGGCTAGTTTTGTGCCATCTAGATCttgatctcatttttcttcttggctACCCTTTTGAAATTTAAACGGCTGTTGCCCAATGATTATATTTTGTCACTTGGTGTGGccataataaatttaaggaTGCTAAAGGAATTTAGAAGAGAACCAGTGCTTGGTGGAAGCATTATTTTCGTAAGTATTGTTGTATACCACTTGCttctttttggggaaaattgtcaaaaaatacataatctttttgtaattatgtcaatttagtcctaaccTTTTatatgtaccaatttaatctcaaacattttgatttggtgccaatttagttatttaggctaattttgatcggattttGCTGAGTGGGCACTAGTTAGCTGACTTGACATGGTCGGTATTGACGTACATaccttttaataatattttaatatatttttgaattattttattttattaatttttcttttttctttttctttttttcgttctcctcctttctctagCCAGTTGCTAGACCTTGGTGACCGGCTAGAGGCGATGGCCGGTGAGCTTTAGGGCCActggtgaggttgacctcgaccTTGCCGGCCATCGCCTTTGGTTAGTCGCCAAGGTTTGGTGACTgactagaggaaggaggaagagaaaggaaaaaagaaaaagaaaaagaaaaagaaaaagaaaaaggaaaataaaaaaataaaaaaaattattaaaagttatcaatGTCAACGTTGATTATGCCACGTTAGTCAATCGCGCCCAGAAAAATCTAGctaaaattaggattaaattggtaccgataaaaaagttgaggattaaattgacacaaatacaaaaaatttagaatttttttgacacatttcccttcttttcaaaatatatggTTCATCAACAAGCTGAAAATTTGTTTCTAAATGTAAAATCATGCATTCTTGTATATCTTAAGCAATCGTTTAAATTTAACTAACTTTTTGAAAACAATATCCTTTTCAagattgtttttttcccttttaatataataatatacgCATatataataactttttttttttgtattagcCAAAATTTTCCATTGAGAACTTCCATATTAAGTTCATTAGTCATTATTCACTTAACCAAATAGCTATACTTCAAATTATAAATAACATGGAgatacataaaatttttaaataatttttccatcttaatattttaacttatgtgaaatttattcatttaatggAGTAAGATCTTGCAAATTATAATCGGTCAACTTATGAATTAGATATGATATTattgtttttgcttttcattttactttaattATAAGTCAAATAGATGTCCTTGAGATTATTTTCATAGTCTGTCTTCGATATAAGTTACATAAGtgatccaaaaagaaaaaagaaacaagaaaaagaaagaagataagtTAGAATTGGGAgacttttgaagtttttttaaCCCTTTTAGACTCCATGAAGAGATAATACTAAGGGAAGGATGAATAAGCTACAGCTTATTATTATATGCGTGCCACGCAAGTCAAGTGCGACGTTGCAaggataaacaaaaaaaatattttcaattttgactaTATTTTTCATCTTGATAACTTTTTCGACTTTAACCGCATCACTTGATGGTAAATTGATTCTTTCTGATGGTTATAACTGGAAAGTCGAAGCTACCCTATCGACAAAACTGCAGGAAATCTTGCAACGAAGGAAATCGATTCAGTTAcaatcaatttgaagaattgtaCTTCGACTATTccatcatcttctccttcttgatTTTTGTTATTACATCTATTATAATCATTCTTTCCATCCTGTTCTGACGGGACAACGCTTCTTTGCTTCGCTTCGCTTCAATATCTTGATGCAATTCTTCATCCATCGTGCACCATCCACTATATTCGCACAGCGATTACACGTAAACAGAAAACGGAAAATACAAAATTGCACGGTGTACTAAACCGTGGGAATATATTATTCTACAGCTTTCGAAAGATAGCttccatcataaaaatataatggAAATATACACCAATTTTATTGGTAAACATATAAGAAATATGAATTAATTGAATTACTAATGCCTGTAACCATAATATGGGCCCCATTCAGGTCTGTAGAAACAACCGAAATGAATCATCAACAGCCAAACAAAGGCAAGAAGCTCTCCACCTCTGCTCAGCACCTGCACATGTGTCTCCCCATTGATATGAGTTGCTGCATATGATAGCATCTCAACCCACACCCCGCTCATCACCTCCCACTTCCtttccttgaacttttcttctatATGTCGGGCCCAAAAGATCCCCCTGTCAAGTAACGATTTCGTAGGTTCAGTGTAGGCCGGTCGTTTGAAAATTTCCTTGCATAAGCTCTCCACATTCTTGGTAGAAGCAGTGATGCAGCCCTGTAGCTCCCACAACGTCCTCGCCAATGTAATTTGGGCAATGCCGGCCACGGCGGATACCAAGTTAGGTTGATTAAGTAAAAGATATAACATGTAGTCAGAGAGGATCTTGCTGaattccctttcttctttttcggttGTGGGGTTCTCTATGTTATACAGGATTTCGGTAGCAATATGCCACGTTATAATACTGTCCTCGTAATCAGAAAAGCCCCtcaaactaaatttaaaatcgGGGTCATTGTTCTTCGACAGGACAGGACTAAGAAATAGATCACCTCTAGCCGCATATATCTTCTTTGTATTAATTGCATTCTCATCCTCCGTCAGATCATTTCTACTTGTGTCCTCAGATTTACGTCTCACCTCCTTAAAGATAAAGATCCATAACCTCATAATAAATGGATTCGTTGACACGTACTCTGTGTTCGCAATCATCAATCTTTTCCCATCCATGCTCCTTGGACCATAGCTTCTAGTGATTGTATCAACAGCTTGATGGAAACGAGAGGCAACCTTCTCGGTCATATAAAGTGCAAAACTGCAGATATTAGAAAAGGTGATGTTTCCCCAGTGCCTATCGTGCTTATACATCTTTCTTGGACTCTCCTTCAAACTCTCAGATAAAAGATTGCAAGCAGAAATTGATTCTGACCACCTTTGAAATAATAATGGTGTATTTAAGACCACATAAGTAACCTTGTCATTAGGCTTTACTTCGCGTGTGGCAAATTGAGGCTTCCTTAGGTCATATGCGGCGGATACCAAGTTGTAGAGAAATGAATCTAGGTTGTACGATCCTATTTTGTACCACTTGACTCCAGCAATAGTCCAGTCAGAGAAAATGAGCATGAGCACAGCTATCACATCAAGAGTAATTCCTCCGAAAAGAAGGATATAAGtaattttcacatcaagtttatgAAGCTGTTGCTCCTTCAAGCGATTGAACAGACCAAAGCCATCACAATGTTAGTGAAGGCTATGAAGCGGAAAATGTAGCTCCACTTGGTACGTATTACCAATGCTTTTGTGTGGAGCACCTCATAAATGAAATTGAGTTCAACTGATATCACCCTTAATGCATCCATAGCAGAAATTGCACGGAAATATTCTTGGCTTATTTGACGTTGTCTGCGTGTGAAGATGAGATCTGTAAGGAATACCTTAGAGATTCGAAAGAAGTAGTAAGCATGCTTCACCACAGTGCTCTCGGCAAGCTTTGCATCTTCTTCATCGTGAGAATATCCATCCAACAGATCAATGAATTCGACAATGGAGTCGTTATCTGTATCGTCAAGAGAATCTTGTTGTGAGAGCACCCATTCCTTAAACCTTGGGAGGCTCGAGAGATTAAGTGCCAGTATCTTCTCCACAGTTTTTATGACCCCAGCAAGAAAAACCAGCATTGTTGGGAATACTAGCGACTTGTTGCAGGGAATTATATGCGCAAAGACATGGATGACAGAACCGACTTGGAAGGTGAGAGTGAACAGGTGTCGTCGCCAAAGCGTATTATCCTCCAAAGAAAAGGCAGTGATGTTGTCCGAACCGCCAAGATGTAACAAGAGAAATGAGGTCCAAAATGCTCGAAATGCCATATCTACTTCAGTTGCACCAATTGCACCAACGGATGAGTTGTTTGGGTTATGAGAGATGAGCCCGATCGCAAATGTAGTTACCCAATTAGCCATTAGATAGGCCATCCACAAGAGGAAAGGGAGGTGGTTGTtcgttattttctttctaaggggtgcaaaaaaatggagaaagactTGAAGCAAGAGGCTCAATATGACAAAACCTCGAATGTTCCATTTATTCCACAAGTACGAAATGGAGCTAAATGCCATTACTTGTTTAGTTTGAATTTTGTCAACTCTTTTAATTCCGGGTACAACTT harbors:
- the LOC104450784 gene encoding uncharacterized protein LOC104450784, which gives rise to MAYLMANWVTTFAIGLISHNPNNSSVGAIGATEVDMAFRAFWTSFLLLHLGGSDNITAFSLEDNTLWRRHLFTLTFQVGSVIHVFAHIIPCNKSLVFPTMLVFLAGVIKTVEKILALNLSSLPRFKEWVLSQQDSLDDTDNDSIVEFIDLLDGYSHDEEDAKLAESTVVKHAYYFFRISKVFLTDLIFTRRQRQISQEYFRAISAMDALRVISVELNFIYEVLHTKALEQQLHKLDVKITYILLFGGITLDVIAVLMLIFSDWTIAGVKWYKIGSYNLDSFLYNLVSAAYDLRKPQFATREVKPNDKVTYVVLNTPLLFQRWSESISACNLLSESLKESPRKMYKHDRHWGNITFSNICSFALYMTEKVASRFHQAVDTITRSYGPRSMDGKRLMIANTEYVSTNPFIMRLWIFIFKEVRRKSEDTSRNDLTEDENAINTKKIYAARGDLFLSPVLSKNNDPDFKFSLRGFSDYEDSIITWHIATEILYNIENPTTEKEEREFSKILSDYMLYLLLNQPNLVSAVAGIAQITLARTLWELQGCITASTKNVESLCKEIFKRPAYTEPTKSLLDRGIFWARHIEEKFKERKWEVMSGVWVEMLSYAATHINGETHVQVLSRGGELLAFVWLLMIHFGCFYRPEWGPYYGYRH